The Antennarius striatus isolate MH-2024 chromosome 23, ASM4005453v1, whole genome shotgun sequence genome has a segment encoding these proteins:
- the fga gene encoding fibrinogen alpha chain — MKMERLNLLICLGLICVLSEATLLNPRGARPVEPGTRSEKCDTQREWPFCTSDDWGPKCPSGCRIQGLMNKHDHDVLKKIEKIRSLLDQNNANYRKADQVSKQTYDYLKEKLVIDSNSDNTYYDLAQNLRQRITDMKIKIDRQLRILSALKDRVKDQVDDMQKLEVDIDIKLRSCKGSCKKYSEYQVDKESYVALDKQINQLDANMGQSIESVGTLFVMKSQPMEATGETLFKSKDVAAQKSEVMFSGVNTMKLVLVQDGSKTSPASISKEPGTSFSHSTSSSSSSILPSSSSTSTKHHSITELKGGGDGLFDLQGFEGQPSTAHVSTKSVSCTKTLRKTIVQTDDGPVEKTEEVIGGGPECYTMTDTTKSGLASLFPTINMHSSSSDGTKGLPFDLSGTDFLNPFGDDIGAFKSNTADDDVPDIQARSVKTVTVVHTTDNVGDCAKVRQQQLNGEKNGLFKIKPGGTNSTKVVEVYCQQEGLIGGWLLVQQRENGTVSFNRTWAEYRNGFGSVDANGKGEFWLGNQNLHLLTNQRETTMQVELEDWEGGKASAIYTVRVGSEEEGYPLYVSQYSGDAGDALQNVNTYLSHNGMKFSTYDKDNDKWEENCAEIYGGGWWYNNCQTSNLNGIYYKGLYDPSKNTPYEIENGVVWSTYKPDKYSLKTVKIKIRPSDF; from the exons ATGAAGATGGAACGACTGAACTTACTCATCTGCCTCGGTCTGATTTGTGTGCTGTCTGAG GCCACACTGCTAAATCCCAGAGGAGCTCGACCAGTGGAGCCCGGCACCAGATCCGAAAAATGTGACACACAGAGGGAGTGGCCGTTCTGCACAAGTGATGATTGG GGCCCTAAATGCCCATCAGGCTGCAGGATTCAGGGTCTGATGAACAAACATGATCACGACGTGCTGAAGAAGATCGAGAAGATCCGCAGCCTCCTGGATCAGAACAACGCCAACTACCGCAAGGCTGACCAAGTTTCCAAACAGACCTACGACTACCTGAAGGAAAAACTGGTCATTGATAGTA ATAGTGATAACACCTACTATGACTTGGCGCAAAATCTACGTCAGAGGATCACAGATATGAAGATCAAGATAGACAGACAGCTGAGGATCCTGAGCGCCCTGAAAGATCGAGTCAAAGACCAGGTCGATGACATGCAGAAGCTGGAG GTGGACATTGATATTAAACTCCGTTCCTGCAAAGGATCCTGTAAAAAGTATTCTGAGTACCAGGTGGACAAGGAGAGTTATGTTGCACTGGACAAGCAG ATTAACCAGCTGGACGCCAACATGGGTCAGAGCATTGAGTCTGTGGGAACGCTTTTTGTGATGAAGAGTCAGCCGATGGAAGCCACCGGGGAAACGCTCTTTAAGTCTAAGGATGTGGCCGCGCAGAAGAGCGAAGTCATGTTCTCTGGG gtGAATACGATGAAATTGGTCCTTGTGCAGGATGGCTCCAAAACATCCCCAGCAAGCATCTCCAAGGAGCCAGGTACTTCCTTCTCTCATTctacctcctcatcatcatcatcaatcctcccttcctcctcctccacctctacAAAACACCATTCCATCACTGAGCTCAAAGGAGGTGGCGATGGTTTGTTCGATCTGCAAGGATTTGAGGGCCAACCAAGTACAGCGCACGTGTCCACCAAATCCGTCAGCTGCACCAAGACCCTTAGGAAAACCATAGTCCAAACAGATGATGGGCCGGTAGAAAAGACGGAAGAAGTGATCGGGGGAGGCCCTGAGTGCTACACTATGACAGACACTACTAAAAGTGGGCTGGCCTCCTTGTTCCCTACTATTAACATGCATTCATCCTCCTCCGATGGTACCAAGGGACTCCCTTTTGATCTTTCCGGTACTGACTTCCTGAATCCATTTGGTGATGACATCGGCGCTTTCAAGTCTAACACAGCAGATGATGATGTTCCTGATATCCAGGCCCGGAGTGTGAAGACCGTGACTGTCGTGCACACGACTGATAATGTAGGAG ATTGTGCCAAAGTTCGCCAGCAACAACTGAACGGAGAAAAGAACGGCCTATTTAAGATCAAACCTGGTGGCACAAACTCTACTAAGGTAGTGGAAGTTTATTGCCAGCAGGAGGGGCTTATTGGCGGATGGCTATTAGTTCAGCAAAGAGAAAATGGTACAGTCAGTTTTAATCGCACGTGGGCTGAGTATCGCAATGGGTTTGGTTCAGTTGATGCAAATGGCAAAGGGGAATTTTGGCTAGGCAACCAGAATCTCCACCTGCTGACAAATCAACGTGAGACCACAATGCAGGTAGAGCTGGAGGATTGGGAGGGGGGCAAAGCCAGTGCTATATACACAGTCAGGGTCGGGTCGGAGGAGGAGGGCTACCCGCTGTACGTGTCCCAGTACAGCGGGGATGCCGGAGACGCTCTGCAGAATGTTAATACATACCTGTCTCACAATGGCATGAAATTCAGCACCTATGACAAAGATAACGACAAATGGGAGGAAAATTGTGCAGAGATTtatgggggtgggtggtggtatAATAACTGCCAGACATCTAACTTAAATGGGATTTATTATAAAGGCCTGTATGACCCCAGTAAAAACACACCGTATGAGATTGAAAATGGAGTTGTGTGGTCAACATATAAACCGGACAAATATAGCCTAAAAACAGTCAAAATCAAGATTAGACCATCTGATTTTTaa
- the fgb gene encoding fibrinogen beta chain codes for MKALLLLYLCAYAAWAEDYEDYDEYDTDTQVTSEKNSTTLGVRGHRPTTGRDRYNPSRYVPPPTSGRGRYRGRPGTTSPEKPQVVEKEEQPESGGCTHGAEEMGVLCPNGCELKTALLKQETNVKTSINELKPQVDELSRSSNNVYSYITSVSTSLRERQRVINDNSRVVGQFTDLVEDQHAYIKQTVDTVFPSNIRLLQGVLERIRQKIQKLEKAIESQTEECKEPCKTSCPIPVVSGKECEDIFRRGGVDSQMYLIQPDAFYPPYKVYCDQTVQKGGWLLVQNRLDGSVDFGRRWDEYRRGFGNIAFDTGKGHCQTPGEYWLGIDRISQMTKMGPTEVLIEMEDWSGAKVSAQYSQFTVQGEASNYVMSADGYSGTAGNCFLQGSSELFGENRTMTIHNGMMFSTYDRDNDNWNPGDPTKQCSREDGGGWWYNRCHSANPNGRYYMGGAYTRKMAKHGTDDGVVWMNWKGSWYSLKAISMKIRPFFASR; via the exons ATGAAGGCGCTGCTGCTTCTGTATCTGTGTGCGTACGCGGCCTGGGCCGAAGATTATGAGGACTATGACGAATACGACACG GACACACAGGTCACCTCAGAAAAGAACAGCACT ACCTTAGGCGTTCGTGGTCACCGTCCAACAACTGGCAGGGACCGATACAACCCAAGCCGATATGTTCCACCCCCTACTAGTGGCAGGGGCAG ATATCGCGGTCGCCCCGGTACAACATCACCTGAAAAGCCACAGgtggtggagaaggaggaaCAACCAGAGTCTGGAGGATGCACTCATGGCGCAGAGGAGATG GGTGTTTTGTGTCCTAACGGCTGTGAGCTGAAGACGGCTCTGCTGAAGCAAGAGACAAATGTCAAGacg AGTATTAATGAACTCAAGCCTCAGGTGGATGAACTGTCCAGATCCTCCAATAACGTCTATAGCTACATCACCAGTGTTTCTACCTCTCTGAGGGAGAGACAGCGAGTCATCAATG aCAACAGCAGGGTGGTTGGCCAGTTTACAGATCTGGTAGAGGATCAACATGCCTACATCAAGCAGACGGTGGACACGGTTTTCCCCTCCAACATCAGACTGCTGCAG GGGGTCCTGGAGAGGATCAGGCAGAAGATCCAGAAGCTGGAAAAGGCCATCGAGAGTCAGACTGAGGAATGCAAGGAACCATGCAAGACCAGTTGTCCCATCCCAGTAGTGTCTG GTAAGGAGTGTGAGGACATCTTCCGTCGTGGAGGAGTAGACTCCCAAATGTACCTGATCCAGCCCGATGCCTTTTACCCTCCATACAAGGTCTACTGTGATCAGACTGTCCAGAAAGGAG GCTGGCTTCTCGTCCAGAACAGACTCGATGGCAGTGTGGACTTCGGCCGGCGCTGGGATGAATATCGTCGTGGTTTCGGCAACATTGCCTTTGATACTGGCAAGGGTCACTGTCAGACCCCTG GTGAATACTGGCTGGGTATTGATCGCATTAGTCAGATGACCAAGATGGGCCCAACCGAGGTTCTCATTGAGATGGAAGACTGGTCAGGGGCAAAG GTCTCAGCCCAGTATTCCCAGTTCACCGTCCAAGGAGAGGCATCCAACTATGTGATGTCGGCTGACGGTTACTCTGGTACTGCTGGCAACTGTTTCCTACAGGGATCATCGGAACTGTTTGGTGAAAATCGCACCATGACTATTCATAATGGCATGATGTTCAGTACCTATGACAGAGACAATGATAACTG GAACCCAGGTGATCCCACAAAACAGTGCTCTAGAGAGGATGGAGGCGGCTGGTGGTATAACCGCTGCCACTCAGCCAATCCCAATGGCCGATACTACATGGGCGGAGCCTACACAAGGAAAATGGCCAAGCATGGCACAGATGATGGTGTGGTGTGGATGAACTGGAAGGGGAGCTGGTATTCATTAAAGGCCATCAGCATGAAGATAAGGCCTTTCTTTGCCTCCAGATAA
- the LOC137590728 gene encoding zinc finger protein ZFP2-like isoform X2, translating to MASCRSLSSLRCKQLSVCLVDFMKTSADLKPAARLKPKDSSDMVAQKQTPGLCRQSVYAAAETNSSVDLKLTKEEEDGYFENPQQMNTELDHQPDSCGNRGKYISLKEAEVWDCYWRDRGCKRTKKEDTGELQLSHISGAGTLLVIQRDRGASDGDIMLSQDRLSESLSGAIPSSSAERQEARGCTSPKSQSKPSDDVSMLEGCGHESEERIEHSEESGGGDKLKAKKNQQKDASNARSHYCEHCGKNFVRKSNAIRHQQNHCNTTRNTRSKSETEPTEWDTRRENGDGKQTLRQHLLTHTGEKPYRCQVCGKQFAREGTLKEHQVIHTGEKEFTCEQCGKTCARRGDLKIHMLSHSDERPYNCSHCTKRFKHQAKLKEHERVHTGEKPHVCMLCSKQFRTHMSLAVHQYTHTGEKPLKCTICSKAFSNRNNLKKHQMIHNGEKPYSCSHCGKSCRLLQHLIFHERSHTGEKPYKCDRCGKGYAHPSGLKMHLSSHEEKPPRCSLCGRSFAEPSEFATHKCHETIEKPHRCSLCGKCFSQSVNLKKHQLIHTGEKPFDCKTCGKQFNDKSNLSKHLRIHTGEKPFKCEHCKRGFRLLQHLTHHRLTHKNT from the exons AAGCAAACTCCAGGACTATGCAGGCAGTCGGTTTATGCGGCTGCAGAGACTAACTCCAGCGTTGATCTCAAATTAActaaggaagaagaagatggttATTTTGAGAATCCACAGCAGATGAACACAGAGTTGGACCATCAGCCAGACAGCTGTGGCAACAGAGGAAAATACATTTCACTGAAGGAAGCAGAGGTATGGGACTGTTATTGGAGAGATAGGGGCTGTAAGCGAACTAAAAaggaagacacaggtgaactgCAGCTGAGTCACATCAGTGGTGCTGGGACATTGTTGGTGATTCAGAGGGACAGAGGGGCCTCAGATGGAGATATCATGCTCTCACAGGACCGGTTATCAGAGTCACTTTCAGGAGCCATACCCAGCAGCTCAGCAGAACGGCAGGAGGCGAGAGGCTGCACAAGCCCAAAATCACAAAGCAAACCTTCAGATGACGTCTCTATGCTGGAGGGCTGTGGACATGAATCAGAAGAGAGAATTGAACATAGTGAAGAGTCTGGAGGTGGAG ACAAACTCAAAGCAAAGAAAAACCAACAGAAAGATGCGTCTAATGCCAGAAGTCACTACTGTGAACATTGTGGGAAAAACTTTGTGAGAAAGAGCAACGCCATCAGACACCAGCAGAATCACTGCAACACGACAAGAAATACACGGAGCAAATCTGAGACAGAACCGACAGAGTGGGACACAAGAAGGGAAAATGGTGATGGAAAACAA ACTCTCCGGCAGCACCTCCTTActcacacaggagagaaaccttACAGGTGCCAGGTCTGTGGGAAGCAGTTTGCGCGAGAGGGAACTCTGAAGGAGCACCAGGTGATCCATACCGGAGAAAAAGAATTTACGTGCGAACAGTGCGGTAAAACTTGTGCCAGGAGGGGAGATCTCAAAATTCACATGCTGAGCCACTCCGACGAGAGACCATACAACTGCAGCCACTGTACAAAAAGGTTCAAGCATCAGGCGAAACTGAAGGAGCATGAGCGGGTCCACACGGGGGAGAAACCCCATGTTTGCATGCTCTGCTCGAAGCAATTTAGAACACATATGTCATTGGCAGTGCATCAATACACTCATACTGGAGAGAAGCCTTTAAAATGCACCATCTGCTCTAAGGCATTTAGCAACAGGAACAACCTAAAGAAGCACCAGATGATACACAATGGGGAGAAACCATACAGTTGCTCCCACTGCGGTAAGAGTTGCCGGCTGCTGCAGCACCTGATCTTTCATGAGCGCAGCCACACTGGAGAAAAACCCTACAAGTGTGATAGGTGTGGGAAAGGTTACGCCCATCCATCAGGACTGAAGATGCACCTGTCCAGTCATGAGGAGAAACCCCCTCGCTGCTCCCTTTGTGGCAGGAGTTTTGCTGAGCCGAGTGAGTTTGCGACTCACAAGTGCCACGAGACAATAGAGAAACCACATCGTTGCTCTCTGTGTGGAAAGTGTTTCTCACAGTCTGTAAACTTAAAGAAACACCAGCTgatccacacaggggagaaacCCTTTGACTGCAAGACGTGTGGAAAGCAGTTCAACGACAAGAGTAACCTCAGCAAGCACTTGCGCATCCACACCGGAGAGAAGCCCTTTAAGTGTGAACACTGTAAGAGAGGCTTCAGGCTTCTTCAGCACCTCACTCACCATCGACTAACACACAAGAATACTTAG
- the LOC137590912 gene encoding fibrinogen alpha chain, with amino-acid sequence MQSCPMKTADVLCSDDDWASKCPSGCRLRGLITQTDIDMEKKLRNVCKMAQINHDAAEKSMTAMTHMYSHNRRILVNRYVSELKFVEYAEGLARNVTSLRERSSKLSQQLIKLSQRVQKQVEELYRTEVDIDMKLRACRGSCHLTLPFSVDHHSYQLLQTDMDQMENTLFQKWRTVTPHEDIPHIRLKPVDVGPAPHAEYKSIPMVKKELLTQFEDIGQNRIVLEETEN; translated from the exons ATGCAAAGCTGTCCAATGAAAACAGCAGATGTTCTGTGTTCAGATGATGACtgg GCTTCTAAATGTCCCTCTGGCTGCAGACTCCGTGGTTTgatcacacaaacagacattgaTATGGAGAAGAAACTGAGGAACGTGTGCAAGATGGCACAGATTAACCACGATGCAGCTGAGAAATCTATGACTGCGATGACACACATGTACAGCCACAACCGGAGAATTCTAGTCAACAGATACG TGTCGGAGCTTAAGTTTGTGGAATATGCTGAAGGATTGGCCAGAAACGTCACGTCTCTACGGGAACGATCATCCAAGCTGTCACAGCAACTCATCAAGCTGAGCCAGAGAGTCCAGAAACAAGTGGAGGAATTGTATAGAACAGAG GTGGATATCGACATGAAGCTACGAGCCTGCCGTGGGTCGTGCCATTTGACCTTACCTTTCAGTGTTGATCATCACAGCTACCAATTGCTTCAAACTGACATGGACCAGATGGAGAACACTCTTTTTCAGAAATGGAGGACAGTCACGCCTCATGAAGACATTCCACATATCAGACTGAAGCCGGTAGATGTGGGCCCAGCACCACACGCAGAATATAAAAGCATCCCCATGGTCAAGAAAGAACTGTTGACTCAGTTTGAAGACATTGGTCAGAACAGAATTGTTTTGGAGGagactgaaaattaa
- the LOC137590728 gene encoding zinc finger protein ZFP2-like isoform X1, with the protein MASCRSLSSLRCKQLSVCLVDFMKTSADLKPAARLKPKDSSDMVAQKQTPGLCRQSVYAAAETNSSVDLKLTKEEEDGYFENPQQMNTELDHQPDSCGNRGKYISLKEAEVWDCYWRDRGCKRTKKEDTGELQLSHISGAGTLLVIQRDRGASDGDIMLSQDRLSESLSGAIPSSSAERQEARGCTSPKSQSKPSDDVSMLEGCGHESEERIEHSEESGGGDKLKAKKNQQKDASNARSHYCEHCGKNFVRKSNAIRHQQNHCNTTRNTRSKSETEPTEWDTRRENGDGKQVCNAPRERRHECKQCDKKFYLLQTLRQHLLTHTGEKPYRCQVCGKQFAREGTLKEHQVIHTGEKEFTCEQCGKTCARRGDLKIHMLSHSDERPYNCSHCTKRFKHQAKLKEHERVHTGEKPHVCMLCSKQFRTHMSLAVHQYTHTGEKPLKCTICSKAFSNRNNLKKHQMIHNGEKPYSCSHCGKSCRLLQHLIFHERSHTGEKPYKCDRCGKGYAHPSGLKMHLSSHEEKPPRCSLCGRSFAEPSEFATHKCHETIEKPHRCSLCGKCFSQSVNLKKHQLIHTGEKPFDCKTCGKQFNDKSNLSKHLRIHTGEKPFKCEHCKRGFRLLQHLTHHRLTHKNT; encoded by the exons AAGCAAACTCCAGGACTATGCAGGCAGTCGGTTTATGCGGCTGCAGAGACTAACTCCAGCGTTGATCTCAAATTAActaaggaagaagaagatggttATTTTGAGAATCCACAGCAGATGAACACAGAGTTGGACCATCAGCCAGACAGCTGTGGCAACAGAGGAAAATACATTTCACTGAAGGAAGCAGAGGTATGGGACTGTTATTGGAGAGATAGGGGCTGTAAGCGAACTAAAAaggaagacacaggtgaactgCAGCTGAGTCACATCAGTGGTGCTGGGACATTGTTGGTGATTCAGAGGGACAGAGGGGCCTCAGATGGAGATATCATGCTCTCACAGGACCGGTTATCAGAGTCACTTTCAGGAGCCATACCCAGCAGCTCAGCAGAACGGCAGGAGGCGAGAGGCTGCACAAGCCCAAAATCACAAAGCAAACCTTCAGATGACGTCTCTATGCTGGAGGGCTGTGGACATGAATCAGAAGAGAGAATTGAACATAGTGAAGAGTCTGGAGGTGGAG ACAAACTCAAAGCAAAGAAAAACCAACAGAAAGATGCGTCTAATGCCAGAAGTCACTACTGTGAACATTGTGGGAAAAACTTTGTGAGAAAGAGCAACGCCATCAGACACCAGCAGAATCACTGCAACACGACAAGAAATACACGGAGCAAATCTGAGACAGAACCGACAGAGTGGGACACAAGAAGGGAAAATGGTGATGGAAAACAAGTATGTAACGCTCCACGAGAGAGGCGTCATGAATGCAAGCAATGCGATAAGAAATTCTACTTGTTGCAGACTCTCCGGCAGCACCTCCTTActcacacaggagagaaaccttACAGGTGCCAGGTCTGTGGGAAGCAGTTTGCGCGAGAGGGAACTCTGAAGGAGCACCAGGTGATCCATACCGGAGAAAAAGAATTTACGTGCGAACAGTGCGGTAAAACTTGTGCCAGGAGGGGAGATCTCAAAATTCACATGCTGAGCCACTCCGACGAGAGACCATACAACTGCAGCCACTGTACAAAAAGGTTCAAGCATCAGGCGAAACTGAAGGAGCATGAGCGGGTCCACACGGGGGAGAAACCCCATGTTTGCATGCTCTGCTCGAAGCAATTTAGAACACATATGTCATTGGCAGTGCATCAATACACTCATACTGGAGAGAAGCCTTTAAAATGCACCATCTGCTCTAAGGCATTTAGCAACAGGAACAACCTAAAGAAGCACCAGATGATACACAATGGGGAGAAACCATACAGTTGCTCCCACTGCGGTAAGAGTTGCCGGCTGCTGCAGCACCTGATCTTTCATGAGCGCAGCCACACTGGAGAAAAACCCTACAAGTGTGATAGGTGTGGGAAAGGTTACGCCCATCCATCAGGACTGAAGATGCACCTGTCCAGTCATGAGGAGAAACCCCCTCGCTGCTCCCTTTGTGGCAGGAGTTTTGCTGAGCCGAGTGAGTTTGCGACTCACAAGTGCCACGAGACAATAGAGAAACCACATCGTTGCTCTCTGTGTGGAAAGTGTTTCTCACAGTCTGTAAACTTAAAGAAACACCAGCTgatccacacaggggagaaacCCTTTGACTGCAAGACGTGTGGAAAGCAGTTCAACGACAAGAGTAACCTCAGCAAGCACTTGCGCATCCACACCGGAGAGAAGCCCTTTAAGTGTGAACACTGTAAGAGAGGCTTCAGGCTTCTTCAGCACCTCACTCACCATCGACTAACACACAAGAATACTTAG